In the Apodemus sylvaticus chromosome 3, mApoSyl1.1, whole genome shotgun sequence genome, GAGCCCTCAGATCAGTAAGTAGCTGGGGgccaaggggagagggagaacttGGACTGTGCTGGGAAAGACTGGAGCGGTGGAGTGAGCTAGCAGATACCCCACCTGCTCCAGGTGCCGCTGTCCCCGCAGGTGCCCACCCCAGGCCCGCTGGAGCAGCCTATGGCATGTGGGGTAAGTGGAAACAGACATGCCAACCCTCTGGTCCGACAGTTCCTCTGAAGGTAGACCTAGGCTAAGACCGCCAGAACCCCTTCTGCCTCACCTACTGCATCAGCTGCCCCCAACTCCCCCTACGCTGTCTGAAGAGCACTTGAGCCCTAGGCAGCCTTGGAAACCAGACCCGATTATCCTCAGCAGAAGGCACAAGGGCTGTGCAGTTGCCTGGGGACAGTGTGTCCTGGGAGTGAACCCAAGGCCACCCCTGGCCAGTACCGGAGAGTCAAGCCAGGACTGGCCCCAGCTGGAAGAGACCAGTGCAGGCATAGGCTCCTGAGGCCTGAACCCAGCTCAGGAAGCATCTGGCATGGAAAGACTTCTCTTACTTTCTTTTCACTTGTCGGTTATCCTGTCTTGGGTGGTTAGGCACAACTGGCCCCCAGGTGCAGGTGCCCATTGACCGAAGGCCAGTCCAGTGGTAGATCCTTGCTCTTCCTTGCCAGGCTTATCCTGCTGGCCATACTCCTGATGCTTCTGTGTGGGGTCACAGCCAGTTGTGTACGCTTCTGCTGCCTCAGGAAGCAgccacacacccagacacacacgcCAGCAGCATGGCAGCCTTGCGATGGGACAGTCATCTCTATGGACAGCGACAGCCCTGCCCACAGCACCGTGACCTGTGAGTGTCTGGAACCCACTAGCgagcattgggggtggggggcgcagAGGACACTGTGGGGTGAATGCCAAGCCATCTCAATAAACCCACTCTTGTTCCCTGCAGCCTACAGTTCTGTGCAGTACCCGCTGGGCATGCAGTTGCCCCTGTACTTTGGAGAGCCAGACGCTGACTCTCTGGTCCCCCCCACCTACAGCCTGTATGCTTCTGAGCTGCCGCCCTCCTATGATGAAGCCGTGAAGATGGTAAAAGCCAGGGAAGAAGCAGCAGCTCCCTCTGAGAAAACCAGCTCTCTGCCTGAGGCCTTGGAGCCAGAGACCACTGGAAGGCCCCAGGAGCCAGGCCCCAACACCCAGAGACCCTAGTCGCACCTATTTGAAAAGGGTGGGAGTTCTTTCTTCCAGAGCCATTAAACCATAGCCTGGATTCCTGGCACTTAGGACCAAAGAACCCCACTTGTGTCATCCTTCCCCTGGGAAGGCCAGCCATCCAGCACATTGCTGCAGACTCGGCCTCATTGCTATGCAATGCCCGGCCAGCCAGCCTGCCCCGCCCCCATATCGGCCCCCCCTTCTTCATCCCTTCCACCCATCCGGGGCCCAGCAGACCCTCAGAGGATGATCTAGACCTCGAAGGAGCCTGGATCTTGGGAGCTCAAGCCCCACTGGCATGTCAGCCCTTTGAGGGGGAAATAAAGTTTATGTAAACATGGTCTCTAGTGCTCCATAGGGCGTCCAGCAGGCCTTAAGTAGCCACCCCAGTGTAAAGAGGCAGGGttagtgcatatgtatatgtgtgtgtgtggggggggtgtcctTCTGCTCTTCCTGCTGGTGTTTAGAGCCCATTTCTGGACAGTGGGAAGGGCCATGGGTCAGAGAGAAATGATCTCAATTTCAGAGTGTGCTCACATTCCCTTACCCAGgcccccctcttccctccaggTTGGGACCATGAACAACAGTAGAGTCTGACTGAAACATTTACTTGAGAGGAGGTGTTTAAGAACAAGCAGGCCTGTGGTGAGCTTCACTGGGAGTGTAATCCTGACAGAAGCAAGAATATGTCAAGCAGAGGGTGGCGCGGTGGTGAAGGCCAGacgaaggcaggcaggcaggcacacaagAGCCAGGCCACAGGCCAGCCTTGTGAGGTAGCATCAGGGACTAAATAAATCTATGTAACAAACCCTAGGGTCAAAGCAGTGTATACCAGATGAGACCAGGTGAAGGACACAGGAAACTAGCATGGGGGAAGGAGGTGTGCAACAGGGCCATGGTAAAGGTTCCCAGGTAAAGGCTTCCCTGCCAGCAGGTCTTGGGACATCCTGCAAAGGAGCATTTCAAGGGACAGTTCAGCAATCAAccatccttattttattttattttattttgtttttgtggattttatttttttc is a window encoding:
- the Tmem52 gene encoding transmembrane protein 52, translated to MAPGPSATRGILLLLLPLLPLSQVTLGSADSNCEPSDQCPPQARWSSLWHVGLILLAILLMLLCGVTASCVRFCCLRKQPHTQTHTPAAWQPCDGTVISMDSDSPAHSTVTSYSSVQYPLGMQLPLYFGEPDADSLVPPTYSLYASELPPSYDEAVKMVKAREEAAAPSEKTSSLPEALEPETTGRPQEPGPNTQRP